From Apium graveolens cultivar Ventura chromosome 9, ASM990537v1, whole genome shotgun sequence, the proteins below share one genomic window:
- the LOC141686745 gene encoding alpha N-terminal protein methyltransferase 1 — MLQSNVQLIYNRPSCFYTFTHFISHKQYTHNKTVPPRFTLHNMNAVGLDSDGREFKNADEMWKEEVGDNQKKTDWYRTGVGYWEGVEASVDGVLGGYGHVNEADIKDSEAFLNTLLADCFPDAGRNQHLVALDCGAGVGRVTKNLLIRYFNEVDLLEPVSHFLDAARENLAPESLMVSEAHKAANFYCVPLQEFTPDAKRYDVIWVQWCIGHLADDDFISFFSRAKVGLKPGGVFVLKENIARSGFVLDKEDKSITRSDLYFKELFNRCGLHIYKLKDQKGFPNELFAVKMYALATELPKRVGSSRPKRKAANRPAVIK; from the exons ATGTTGCAGTCCAATGTCCAGCTCATTTACAACAGACCATCCTGCTTCTACACTTTCACACACTTTATTTCACACAAACAATATACACACAACAAGACTGTCCCACCTCGTTTTACTTTACACAATATGAACGCCGTCGGCTTAGATTCCGATGGCCGGGAATTCAAGAACGCCGACGAAATGTGGAAAGAAGAGGTGGGTGATAACCAGAAAAAGACGGATTGGTACCGGACTGGAGTTGGCTATTGGGAA GGTGTGGAGGCATCGGTTGATGGAGTATTGGGCGGATATGGGCATGTAAATGAAGCTGATATTAAAGATAGTGAGGCTTTTCTTAATACTCTTTTGGCTGATTGCTTTCCTGATGCTGGAAGAAATCAACATCTTGTTGCCCTTG ATTGTGGGGCTGGTGTGGGAAGGGTGACAAAGAACCTTCTCATAAGATATTTTAATGAG GTTGACCTTCTTGAGCCTGTATCGCATTTTCTGGATGCGGCTCGTGAGAATTTGGCTCCTGAAAGTTTAATGGTCTCTGAGGCGCACAAAGCTGCCAATTTTTACTGTGTTCCGCTTCAG GAATTTACACCAGATGCTAAAAGGTACGATGTTATATGGGTTCAGTGGTGTATTGGACATCTCGCAGATGATGACTTCATCTCATTCTTTAGTAGAGCAAAG GTTGGGCTTAAACCTGGCGGGGTATTTGTCTTGAAAGAAAACATTGCAAGAAGTG GATTTGTGTTGGATAAAGAAGATAAAAGCATTACACGCTCAGATTTATATTTCAAGGAGCTATTTAATCGCTGTGGATTGCATATTTATAAATTAAAG GACCAGAAGGGGTTTCCTAATGAGTTATTCGCAGTAAAGATGTATGCTTTAGCAACTGAATTGCCGAAGAGAGTTGGCTCTTCCAGACCCAAAAGGAAAGCTGCTAACAGGCCTGCTGTTATCAAGTGA